The following proteins are co-located in the Pyrococcus abyssi GE5 genome:
- a CDS encoding type II toxin-antitoxin system VapC family toxin — MVKRMKSKLVYIDTGALIAFFDKRDKNHKIAVSYFESAILNGVRFVVGRPVLMEFINGASKVNGKRVAIQLKNLIYSSRYILIENETERDWEKAWEIFEKFDDQDGMDLVDCLSFAIMERLGIKKAFTFDSDFETYGFIVVPRSQSNY; from the coding sequence ATGGTCAAGCGAATGAAGTCTAAACTTGTTTACATTGACACTGGAGCGTTAATTGCCTTTTTTGATAAAAGGGACAAGAATCATAAAATCGCCGTGAGTTACTTTGAATCTGCCATTTTGAACGGAGTGAGGTTTGTAGTTGGGCGTCCTGTTCTTATGGAGTTCATTAATGGTGCCTCAAAGGTAAACGGAAAACGTGTTGCAATACAGCTCAAAAATTTAATATATTCAAGCAGGTATATACTCATTGAAAATGAAACTGAAAGGGATTGGGAGAAGGCTTGGGAAATCTTTGAAAAATTTGATGATCAAGATGGTATGGATCTAGTCGATTGTCTGAGCTTTGCGATTATGGAGCGTCTCGGAATTAAAAAAGCATTCACCTTTGATAGTGATTTTGAAACATATGGCTTTATAGTTGTCCCGAGGTCACAGAGTAATTATTGA
- a CDS encoding ATP-binding protein, translated as MILVSRFIDREDELEFLRKRWSSGRAELIIIYGRRRIGKTYLLQKFLAEVGGIYLLAEESETVLEDFSERLAEYFNDPFLKENPLRNWGAFFAYLAGKSSERLVVVIDEVQYIAKSQKDFLSTLQKYWDLYLSDTKIMLILCGSLVSFMEGILSAKSPIYGRRTGAWKVEEMDFFNAWKFHDVDAETVVHIYSVFGGVPQYLADYNPNLDFWENLRELLLSKGAKYYDEPKYLLKQELRDVSRYFSILRAIALGYTRFGQIADKARIEAKSLAKYLHVLSEMGYIEEETPVIGKGRTIYRIRDNLFAFWFRFVYPRRSEIEMGFDVVEEIKGEFNDYLGKAFEGIARQFLVRLNTLGRLPFRFTKIGRWWHRGEEVDIVAINESEKKAMLVNVEWKNLDGKDVRRILGDLRRKSELIGLEGWEKHYAIVARDVQGKEDLEDNSHIWDLRDFEELKDVLG; from the coding sequence ATGATACTCGTGAGTAGGTTTATTGACAGGGAAGATGAACTCGAGTTCCTGAGGAAGAGGTGGAGCTCTGGAAGGGCAGAGCTCATAATAATCTACGGTAGGAGGAGAATTGGAAAGACGTACCTCTTGCAGAAATTCCTAGCTGAGGTTGGAGGGATCTATCTGTTAGCTGAGGAGAGTGAAACCGTTCTTGAGGACTTCTCTGAGAGACTTGCCGAGTATTTCAATGATCCTTTCCTTAAAGAAAATCCCCTAAGAAACTGGGGGGCTTTCTTTGCATATCTAGCTGGAAAAAGCTCTGAAAGGCTAGTTGTGGTGATAGATGAAGTTCAGTACATAGCGAAGTCGCAGAAGGACTTCCTAAGTACATTGCAGAAGTACTGGGATCTCTACCTCTCGGACACCAAGATCATGCTCATCCTCTGTGGTTCCTTGGTTTCTTTTATGGAGGGAATACTCTCGGCTAAATCCCCGATATATGGGAGGAGAACGGGGGCCTGGAAGGTTGAGGAGATGGACTTCTTTAACGCTTGGAAGTTTCATGATGTCGATGCTGAAACTGTTGTACACATTTATTCAGTCTTCGGCGGGGTTCCCCAATACTTAGCCGACTACAACCCCAATCTGGATTTTTGGGAAAACCTAAGGGAATTGTTGCTCTCAAAGGGCGCTAAGTACTACGACGAACCGAAGTATCTACTCAAGCAGGAGTTGAGGGATGTTTCCAGGTACTTCTCAATCCTAAGGGCTATAGCCCTTGGCTACACCCGCTTCGGTCAGATAGCGGACAAAGCGAGGATCGAGGCAAAATCACTAGCAAAGTATCTGCACGTGTTAAGCGAGATGGGGTACATAGAGGAAGAAACTCCCGTAATAGGAAAGGGGAGAACGATTTACAGGATAAGGGATAACCTCTTCGCATTCTGGTTCCGCTTTGTATATCCCAGGAGGAGCGAGATCGAAATGGGCTTTGATGTCGTCGAGGAGATAAAGGGGGAGTTCAACGACTACCTCGGGAAAGCGTTCGAGGGAATAGCGAGGCAATTTTTAGTTAGGCTAAACACCCTTGGAAGGCTCCCCTTTAGGTTTACCAAGATTGGAAGGTGGTGGCATAGGGGAGAGGAGGTAGATATAGTTGCAATTAACGAGAGTGAGAAGAAAGCCATGCTCGTTAATGTGGAGTGGAAGAACCTCGATGGGAAAGATGTGAGAAGAATCCTGGGAGATTTAAGGAGGAAAAGTGAACTCATAGGGCTAGAGGGGTGGGAGAAGCATTATGCAATTGTCGCAAGAGATGTTCAAGGAAAGGAGGATTTAGAGGATAATTCTCACATTTGGGACTTGAGAGATTTCGAGGAATTAAAGGATGTCTTGGGGTAA